Proteins encoded by one window of Cylindrospermum stagnale PCC 7417:
- a CDS encoding photosystem II manganese-stabilizing polypeptide: protein MRYRALIVAFLALCLGLITACSDSPSSSTKEVLTYEQIRGTGLANKCPQLAETSRGSIPIDSSQSYAIKELCLEPTNFFVKEEPANKRQQAEFVAGKLLTRYTSTIDQVQGNLKINPDNSLTFVETDGLDFQAITVQLPGGERVPFLFTIKNLVAQTQPSLTSINTSTDFEGTFKVPSYRGAAFLDPKGRGVVSGYDNAVALPAQADDEELTRTNVKRAEILSGKISLQVAKVDNSSGEIAGTFESEQPSDTDLGAGEPKEVKIRGLFYARVEPTRI, encoded by the coding sequence ATGAGGTATCGCGCTTTAATTGTTGCATTCTTGGCTTTGTGTCTGGGGCTAATAACTGCTTGTAGTGATAGTCCATCTTCTAGCACTAAGGAAGTACTCACCTACGAGCAAATTCGAGGCACTGGCTTGGCTAACAAATGCCCCCAACTGGCAGAAACAAGCCGTGGTTCAATTCCCATTGACTCCAGCCAGTCCTACGCCATCAAAGAACTTTGCTTGGAGCCAACCAATTTCTTTGTTAAAGAAGAACCCGCTAACAAACGGCAACAAGCAGAATTTGTTGCTGGCAAATTGTTGACCAGGTACACTTCCACCATTGACCAGGTACAAGGCAACCTGAAAATCAACCCAGATAATAGCCTGACCTTTGTAGAAACAGATGGTCTTGACTTCCAAGCCATTACTGTGCAGCTCCCTGGTGGTGAGCGAGTACCTTTTCTCTTCACCATCAAAAACTTGGTTGCTCAAACACAACCCAGTTTGACCAGTATTAACACCTCCACAGATTTTGAAGGCACTTTCAAAGTTCCTTCCTATCGTGGTGCTGCCTTCCTAGATCCCAAAGGTCGTGGTGTTGTCTCTGGCTATGATAACGCCGTGGCTCTCCCCGCCCAGGCTGATGATGAAGAACTCACCCGCACTAACGTTAAGCGTGCGGAAATACTCAGTGGCAAGATTTCTCTGCAAGTAGCTAAAGTAGATAATTCTAGTGGTGAAATTGCTGGTACTTTCGAGAGCGAACAGCCATCTGATACAGATTTAGGTGCTGGTGAACCTAAAGAGGTGAAGATTCGCGGACTGTTTTATGCTCGCGTTGAACCGACTCGGATCTAA
- a CDS encoding RNA polymerase sigma factor SigF: MPTTVTNELKHEIWQLLREYQQSPSETVRNKLVKLNFGLVRKEAHYWINQCHENYEDLLQVGCLGLIRAIERFELSKGHAFSSYALPYIRGEIQHYLRDKGVTVRIPRRWLALQQQAIGVSRSWREKYNRSPTDSELAAALEISANEWQEIKLAWVNRAPLSLDVPVQDGEEGATCLGELVPDPHYRSFQLAQEDQIRLQQALVQLEKRTRDVLECVFLHDLTQKQVAEHLGISVVTVSRRVKKGLDLLKQLMGVADD, encoded by the coding sequence ATGCCTACCACCGTCACCAATGAACTGAAGCATGAAATTTGGCAGTTGTTACGAGAATATCAGCAGTCTCCCTCAGAGACTGTTCGTAATAAGCTGGTGAAACTCAATTTTGGACTGGTGAGAAAAGAAGCTCACTACTGGATAAATCAATGTCATGAAAACTATGAGGATTTGCTCCAGGTAGGCTGTTTGGGTTTAATCAGGGCTATTGAAAGATTTGAACTTTCCAAGGGACATGCCTTCAGTTCCTACGCCCTTCCCTATATTCGGGGTGAAATTCAACACTACCTCCGAGATAAAGGTGTCACCGTGCGAATTCCTCGGCGGTGGTTAGCGCTACAACAGCAGGCTATAGGAGTTTCCCGTTCATGGCGAGAAAAATATAATCGCTCACCTACCGACTCAGAATTAGCAGCAGCACTAGAAATTTCTGCAAACGAATGGCAAGAAATTAAATTAGCATGGGTCAATCGTGCTCCCTTAAGCCTAGATGTGCCAGTGCAGGATGGGGAAGAAGGGGCTACCTGCTTGGGAGAACTGGTTCCAGATCCTCACTACCGCAGCTTTCAACTAGCTCAAGAAGACCAAATTCGCCTGCAACAAGCACTGGTTCAGCTAGAAAAACGCACCCGCGATGTTTTAGAGTGTGTATTTTTGCATGATTTGACACAGAAACAAGTAGCAGAACACTTGGGGATTAGTGTAGTGACTGTTTCCCGTAGAGTTAAGAAAGGGCTGGACTTGTTGAAACAGCTCATGGGTGTAGCAGACGATTAA